A region from the Fusarium graminearum PH-1 chromosome 4, whole genome shotgun sequence genome encodes:
- a CDS encoding ubiquitin-conjugating enzyme E2 14, producing the protein MAASSAPAASLLKRQLKEMQAGRDLPGISCGLVNDDNIFEWEVMLMISDDCKYYGGGNFRARLSFPPSYPHMPPSLTFQDPIPFHPNIYENGKLCISILHPPEDDEYGYEDASERWSPVQTPESILISTISLFHSPNDESPANVEAARMFREEREGKHKDFRRRCRKCVRESLGED; encoded by the exons ATGGCTGCGAGTTCTGCACCCGCGGCTTCGCTGCTGAAGCGACAGCTCAAAGAGATGCAGGCGGGCAGGGACCTTCCTGGAATCTCATGCGGCCTTgtcaacgacgacaacatcttTGAGTGGGAAGTGATGCTCATGATCAGCGACGACTGCAAATACTATGGCG GAGGAAACTTCCGTGCCCGTCTATCATTCCCACCGAGCTACCCGCATATGCCTCCCTCTCTTACCTTCCAGGACCCAATCCCCTTTCACCCCAACATCTACGAAAACGGGAAGCTctgcatctccatcttgcACCCACCCGAGGACGATGAGTACGGCTACGAGGATGCATCTGAGCGCTGGAGTCCTGTTCAGACACCCGAGAGTATCCTAATCAGTACCATCAGCCTTTTCCACAGCCCCAACGACGAGAGCCCTGCCAACGTCGAGGCCGCGCGAATGTTCCGTGAGGAGAGGGAGGGCAAGCATAAGGATTTCAGAAGACGCTGCAGGAAATGCGTAAGGGAGAGCCTGGGAGAGGATTAG
- a CDS encoding diphthine synthase, producing the protein MLYLVGLGLSDETDITVKGLEVVKKASRVYLEAYTSILLVEQSVLESYYGRSITVADREMVESNSEEILRNAQNEDVAFLVVGDPFGATTHTDLVLRARELEIPVRTVPNASIMSGIGACGLQLYNFGQTVSMVFFTDTWKPASFYDRIKENRQIGLHTLVLVDIKVKEQSLENMARGRLVYEPPRYMTVGQCAQQMLEIEEERKEGVYAKDSLAIGAARVGGRTEKFVAGTLEELCSTDEELGPPLHSLVLLGRRTHELELDYVRQFAVDKEKWDKIWNAEYGKQL; encoded by the exons ATGCTGTACCTCGTAGGACTCGGTCTTTCAGACGAGACAGATATTACTGTCAAGGGCCTggaggttgtcaagaaggcttccAGGGTCTATCTTGAAGCCTACACTAGCATTCTGCTGGTTGAGCAATCCGTCTTG GAATCATACTATGGTCGCTCTATCACAGTAGCTGACCGTGAAATGGTCGAATCCAACAGCGAAGAGATCCTACGAAATGCGCAGAACGAGGATGTCGCattccttgtcgttggtgatcCTTTTGG TGCGACAACACATACAGATCTCGTTCTTCGTGCACGAGAACTTGAGATCCCTGTCCGAACAGTTCCCAATGCCTCCATCATGTCCGGTATCGGTGCCTGCGGTCTTCAGCTTTACAACTTTGGTCAGACCGTGTCCATGGTCTTCTTCACAGACACCTGGAAGCCTGCATCTTTCTACGACCGCATAAAGGAGAATCGCCAGATTGGCCTTCATACATTGGTTCTAGTGGATATCAAAGTCAAGGAGCAGAGTCTCGAGAACATGGCTCGTGGTCGCCTCGTCTACGAGCCCCCTCGCTACATGACCGTGGGCCAATGTGCCCAGCAAATGTTGGAAATtgaggaggagcgcaaggaggGCGTATACGCCAAAgacagtcttgccattggTGCTGCTCGTGTAGGAGGCAGGACAGAGAAATTCGTGGCTGGTACGCTGGAAGAACTTTGCTCTACTGATGAGGAGCTtggtcctcctcttcacagtcttgttcttcttggacgaAGGACACATGAGCTGGAGCTCGACTACGTGCGACAATTTGCtgttgacaaggagaagTGGGACAAAATATGGAACGCCGAGTATGGAAAACAACTTTGA
- a CDS encoding bli-3 protein — MMTTRGSESGNLVSRCMALAATETGGIDLLFHTNTESGKTDDLDADPHVNISFINASGEWASIAGNASISTDRSLVAKHYSPTLKAWLGDLGDGVHDGSEKDPRIGIIRVKAVSSTYSLVSKNLLSRVADIASSTVTGKPASPNTLREISEGDVRSWRASRE, encoded by the exons ATGATGACCACCCGCGGTTCTGAATCCGGCAACCTTGTCTCGCGTTGCATGGCGCTGGCCGCCACC GAGACTGGAGGCATTGACCTTCTTTTCCACACCAACACCGAGTCTGGCAAGACCGACGACCTCGATGCTGACCCTCATGTCAAcatttccttcatcaacgcCTCTGGAGAGTGGGCTTCTATCGCTGGAAAcgccagcatcagcacaGACCGCAGCCTTGTTGCTAAGCACTACAGCCCAACCCTcaaggcttggcttggcgaCCTCGGTGACGGCGTCCACGACGGATCTGAGAAAGATCCCCGAATTGGTATCATCCGTGTCAAGGCCGTTTCTTCCACCTACTCGCTCGTTTCCAAGAACTTGCTTAGCCGCGTTGCCGACATTGCGTCCAGCACCGTCACTGGCAAGCCTGCCTCGCCCAACACCTTGAGGGAGATTTCGGAGGGAGATGTGCGCTCGTGGAGGGCTTCGCGAGAGTAA
- a CDS encoding GPI-anchor transamidase precursor: MKLSNLWFHALVAAALFATTAFAEHTSNWAVLVCTSRFWFNYRHLANVLSMYRTVKRLGIPDSQIILMLPDDMACNPRNAFPGTVYSNSDRAVDLYGDNIEVDYRGYEVTVENFIRLLTDRVGAEMPRSKRLLTDDRSNILVYMTGHGGNEFLKFQDAEEIGAFDLANAFEEMWEKKRYHEILFMIDTCQANTMYSRLYSPNIIATGSSKLDQSSYSHHADNDVGVAVIDRYTYYNLEFLENNVKDLNSQKTVGELFDSYDYSKIHSHAGVRYDLFPGGEENARSRLITDFFGNIQNVEVDRSGNLTLEEDLLALSKKIAVLQQKEAEASKKEAGEKVSAQAPASVPTGSVRKIQKPKALTDDNWWTKKVVGATALAGCGLLWALGSFLEG, from the exons ATGAAGCTCTCCAACCTTTGGTTCCACGCCCTCGTGGCAGCGGCTCTGTTTGCAACAACCGCTTTCGCCGAACATACCAGCAACTGGGCTGTTCTGGTCTGCACATCGCGGTTCTGGTTCAACTACCGCCACCTCGCCAATGTCCTCTCCATGTACCGAACCGTTAAGCGTCTCGGTATTCCCGACTCCCAGATCATCCTCATGCTTCCCGATGACATGGCTTGCAATCCCCGCAATGCCTTCCCTGGAACCGTCTACAGCAACTCCGATCGCGCCGTTGATCTCTACGGTGACAACATTGAGGTGGACTACCGTGGCTATGAGGTCACTGTCGAGAACTTTATTCGCCTCTTGACTGATCGCGTTGGCGCCGAGATGCCTCGAAGTAAGCGCCTCCTTACCGATGATCGAAGCAACATTCTGGTGTACATGACGGGCCACGGTGGAAATGAGTTTCTCAAGTTTCAGGATGCTGAGGAGATTGGCGCATTCGATCTCGCCAACGCCTTTGAGGAGAtgtgggagaagaagag ATACCATGAGATACTCTTCATGATCGACACTTGCCAGGCGAACACCATGTACAGCAGACTATACTCTCCCAACATTATCGCCACAGGTTCCTCCAAGCTCGACCAATCATCTTATTCGCACCACGCTGACAACGACGTCGGAGTCGCTGTCATTGATCGATATACATACTACAACCTGGAATTTCTCGAGAACAACGTCAAGGACCTTAACAGTCAAAAGACAGTCGGCGAACTGTTTGACAGCTACGATTACAGCAAGATCCACTCCCATGCAGGCGTGCGATACGATCTATTCCCCGGTGGTGAAGAAAACGCCCGTAGCCGCCTTATCACAGACTTCTTCGGCAATATCCAGAACGTCGAGGTCGATCGCAGCGGAAACCTGACCCTTGAGGAGGATCTCCTGGCGCTCAGCAAGAAGATTGCTGTATTGCAACAAAAGGAGGCAGAGGCTAGCAAGAAAGAAGCCGGAGAGAAGGTCTCTGCACAGGCACCCGCCAGTGTCCCAACTGGATCTGTCAGAAAGATACAAAAGCCAAAGGCTTTGACAGATGATAACTGGTGGACCAAGAAGGTCGTTGGCGCAACGGCACTTGCAGGCTGCGGTCTTTTATGGGCCTTGGGGTCCTTCCTCGAGGGTTAA